The genomic segment CATCAGGTAGAATCACTTATACTTCTTCGGGGAGAAACTCAATATGGACTCAAAACTTCTGTGGCTTACTATATTTGTGAGTGTTTACTGGGCCTATTGTTTGTTTTGGGGTTTTAAGGGTGCCCGAAGCGCCCGGACTTCTTCAGACTATTTTCTGGCCGGCCGGTCCATTGGCATTTGGGTCTTTGTCTTGGCTGCAACGGCCACCAGCTTTAGTGGTTGGACTTTTGTGGGTCACCCCGGGAAAATATTTACAGATGGGCTTCCTTATGCGTTTGCTTCCTTCTATGCTTTAACAATTCCGTTTACAGGAGTCCTTTTTCTGCGTCGGCAGTGGGTTCTTGGTCGGGCGTTTAAATACATTACTCCTGGTGAGATGTACAGTGACTATTATGGCGGTAATGCAATTAGGATGCTTACTGTTCTGGTCGCGCTTTTGTTCAGCGTCCCCTATCTCGGTGTTCAGTTGAGAGCTTCTGGAGATTTGTTTAATGTAGTTACTGACGGTCTAGTGAGTGCGAACTTTGGTATGTTTGCCTTGTCTACCGTGGTTGTTATATATGTGGCATCGGGGGGATTGAGATCTGTGGCTTACGTCGACTGCGTTCAGTGTATTTTGTTGGCGTTGGGAATATGCATTTTGGGTGGTTTGGCGATCCATTTTTCAGGTGGCTGGTCTGGCTTTGTTGCCGGCATGGCGGAACATGTAAAAGGCGATTTGACTTCTAATAGTAACTTAACACCGGCTGGACACTCCCCCATTGTTGCCATCCCTGGCAGTATTCAGATGGTGTCGGCCGGTAGCAAAGCTGCGGGAGGGACATGGACAGGTATTATGTGTATGACATACATGTTTGCCCTTATGGGGATTCAATCGTCACCGGCGTTTTCCATGTGGGCCTTCGCGAACAAAACTAGCAAACCATTTCGCTGGCAGCAGGTAGCTGCATCATCAGTAGTAATTGGTATAATTCTTTTTACCTTTACAATTTTCCAAGGAGTTGGGGGTCACGTGCTCATCGCTAACGGCACACTCGAAAGTGCGAACGACAAGAATCTAGTTCCTCAGCTCATTAATCTTATTTCTGACTCATCACCATGGCTGATGGGACTGCTTACTGTTTGTGCACTTGCAGCCATGCAGAGTACTGGCGCAGCTTATATGTCCACCTTTAGCGCAATGGTGACAAGAGATATATATAAAAGATATGTGGCGCCAGGCGCGACTGATTCTGTACAAAAGAGGGTAGGCCGCATTACAGTTGTCCTTGTGGCAGGAGCCGCACTGGTAGTGGCTGCAAAATCGACTTCAGCCATCGTCATGCTTGGCGGTCTTGCTGTTGCATATGGTTTTCAGATGTATCCAGCACTCATGGGTGTTTGTTATTTCCCATGGTTTACGAGAAAAGGTGTGGTGGCTGGATTGGTGGCGGGGTTGGTGGCTGTTACGCTAACAGACCGAACCTCAGCATGGTTTGGATTACCTTGGGGGGCCTATCCACTTACGATCCACAGTGCAGGATGGGGAATTC from the Candidatus Neomarinimicrobiota bacterium genome contains:
- a CDS encoding sodium:solute symporter family protein gives rise to the protein MDSKLLWLTIFVSVYWAYCLFWGFKGARSARTSSDYFLAGRSIGIWVFVLAATATSFSGWTFVGHPGKIFTDGLPYAFASFYALTIPFTGVLFLRRQWVLGRAFKYITPGEMYSDYYGGNAIRMLTVLVALLFSVPYLGVQLRASGDLFNVVTDGLVSANFGMFALSTVVVIYVASGGLRSVAYVDCVQCILLALGICILGGLAIHFSGGWSGFVAGMAEHVKGDLTSNSNLTPAGHSPIVAIPGSIQMVSAGSKAAGGTWTGIMCMTYMFALMGIQSSPAFSMWAFANKTSKPFRWQQVAASSVVIGIILFTFTIFQGVGGHVLIANGTLESANDKNLVPQLINLISDSSPWLMGLLTVCALAAMQSTGAAYMSTFSAMVTRDIYKRYVAPGATDSVQKRVGRITVVLVAGAALVVAAKSTSAIVMLGGLAVAYGFQMYPALMGVCYFPWFTRKGVVAGLVAGLVAVTLTDRTSAWFGLPWGAYPLTIHSAGWGILFNLAIAVIVSKMTNKDPKEKEAKEKRHKFLQLVSGISPAQKRKVSLAWILTIIWFLVGFGPFATIGNTLFSNPNSPATWVPFGLPSLWVWQLLFLVYGIFVMWFLAFKVGLSEPVEPDKVERLHKEYFS